One Ricinus communis isolate WT05 ecotype wild-type chromosome 7, ASM1957865v1, whole genome shotgun sequence genomic region harbors:
- the LOC8264283 gene encoding uncharacterized protein LOC8264283 yields the protein MENSKGSSRRGLKIFCGVTAIFLIIVAVVFVSLAFTIFKPKDPQVFLHPSGLENLQLANITSNVTMDMVITIGNPNYGSFKFRNSTGYVNYRGDVVGEIPVAEDLVPARSKTNITTSADLMAGKIMTNPEFFGDFLLGNLNMTATAVLHGKVSVLKIFNLHATTFTTCYISVFVNSRDIQSTCKSKIKL from the coding sequence ATGGAGAATAGCAAAGGGTCTTCACGTAGAGGCCTAAAGATTTTCTGTGGCGTAACAGCGATTTTCTTGATCATTGTAGCTGTAGTTTTCGTATCTTTAGCATTTACTATCTTCAAGCCCAAAGACCCTCAGGTCTTCCTGCATCCTTCGGGTCTCGAAAACCTGCAGCTCGCCAATATTACATCTAATGTGACAATGGACATGGTCATTACCATTGGCAATCCCAATTATGGTAGCTTCAAGTTCAGGAACTCAACGGGTTATGTTAATTATCGTGGGGATGTCGTCGGGGAAATTCCTGTTGCGGAAGATTTAGTGCCTGCACGTTCTAAGACTAACATCACAACTTCTGCAGATTTAATGGCGGGTAAGATAATGACAAATCCTGAATTTTTTGGGGACTTTTTGCTTGGGAACTTGAACATGACCGCAACTGCAGTTTTACATGGGAAAGTGAGCGTGTTAAAGATCTTTAATTTGCATGCTACTACCTTTACTACGTGTTATATTTCTGTGTTTGTAAACTCCAGAGATATTCAGTCCACTTGCAAGTCTAAGATCAAGCTTTAA